CCGCCGCTCGAGGCGACATGGCCGAGCGTCTTCTCGGCAACCTGGCGGCCGCCCAATCGGCACCGCCTTTCGTCGCCCCCAACCAGGCCGCGCTCGAGCAGATGTTGGCGACGCAATAGCAGGCTGATTGGCTCGCAGACTCTCGGTCGGAATCCAGACAGTCATCTCGCCCAGGCTGGTTGGCCAGGGTATCGCGCTAGATGGAACGGAGGTCGTCGAGGAAATTCTGACGGTTCGACCTGAAAAATCTCGTCCCGACGAGATAACCTAGCCCCGACATCGACGCGCAAGCCATGCGAAACACGACCGGAGCCGGAAATCATGTCACGGTCGGGCCGCCGAATGCCTTCACGGCCCCGCTTGCGAGCCGCACGCGCGCTAGCCGCTGCGCAAGGGGTCTCGGTGCGCTCTCGGCACTACTCTTCGTCTGCGTGTGGCACAGCCGCGGCGAAACTCAAGTAGAGCGGACTCTGGGGCCCCTCGACGGGCAACGGCGGGTCCCGTACTTCATCGCCTCGGGCGAGCCCGGCTCGGCGTACCGCGACTCCGACCGCGAGCTCGCACGTTGGGCCCTCGAGGCGTGGGAGCGCAACGCCAACGGCGCATTCCACTTCGTGGCGAGTCCCGAGGCCACAGCGCTGGTTCGCATCCACTGGGTGCCGGCGGGGCGTGGCGAATACGGCGAGATGCGACGCCTGATGGTGGATGGCCGCCGTGGCGCGGCGGTGTTCATCCGGCCCGACACCGACGCGCTCGGCGAGGCGATCGGCCAGGGCGCCCGCGCCGACGAGCTGTTTCGAGACACGATCGTCTATCTCACGTGCGTCCACGAGCTCGGCCATGCACTCGGGCTCCAGCACACCGCGGAGTTCCAAGACGTGATGTATTTCTTCGGCTACGGAGGCGACATCGCCGGGTTCTTCGCCCGTTATCGCCGTCGCCTGCAAGCCCGCGCCGACATCGCCGGCGAGGCCGGGTTGTCCGACGGCGATCTGGCCCAGTTGCATTCGTTATACCGCAAGTAGGTGTTCTCAGGCTACCGCGACGGCGATGTCGATCACGGTGAGCCTCCCTGGGGCAGAGCTCGAGCGAGAGAAGCCGCCAGCTCGTCCCGGAGCCGCTGCTTCGTCTGAGCATCCGCCCAGGTCGAATCGATCGCGTTCGAGACGAGCTTTCCGATCTCGGCGAGAGTGAAACCCAGGTCGCGGGCGAGTGCTTCGTACTCTTCCTGGAGCGACGTTTGGAACATCTTGGGGTCATCGGTGTTCACTGACACGAGCACGCCCTCGTCGAAGTAAGAGCGAATGGGGTGATGCTCCAGCGAGTCGACCACTCCGGTTCGGAGGTTCGAGATGGGGCACATCTCGACCGGGATCTGGTGCTCGACCAGATGTCGCACCAGAGCCGGGTCCTCGGCGGCGCGGGTACCGTGGCCGATACGATCCACCTCGAGACTCCGGATGGCGCCCCAGATGCTCGTGGCCCCGGAGGCTTCTCCGGCGTGCGCGGTGGTCCTGAGGCCGAGCCGCCGGGCCTCGCGATAAGCATCGCCATAGGGTTCGGGGGGAAAGGCGTGCTCCGACCCTCCCAACCCGATTCCGACGATCTTCATCGGCTTGTCCGCCGCGAGCTCCTTCAGCCAGGTGAACCCGCGCTCGGGTCCGAAATCTCGTGTGAGGTCGGCGATGAGACGGACTTCGACTCGATCCTTCACGCTGTCCAGACCCTTCCGCGTGGCTTCGGTGATGCGGGCGACGTCGAGCCCATGGAGCATCGCGAAGTCTCCTGGAGAGTGAAACGCTTCGACGTACCGGATGTTCTGCGCCGCCAGGTCCCTTGCCACCTCGGAGGCGACGAAAGTGAAGTCCTCGTACTCCCGGAGGAAACCATTCTTCCACGTCCAGGTGGACAGAAAGTGAGGGAAATCGGTGTAGCGAAACCGTTTCTTCAGGTCCTCGATGCCCCGCACCTCGCCCGCGCCTCCATACTTGCACACGAGCTCGTAGAGTGCGGGAAGGGGAATCGCGCCCTCGAGGTGAAGGTGGATCTCGACTTTGGGGAGGGAGCGGACGGCTTCGGCGCGAGATGACATGGGGAAGCTTACCTCGCGGGGGATGGAAGGGCCCCCAATTCCCTTTACTTTGCCCTCCCCCGGCGGTCAGTTCCGATTACCGAGCGCGCGCACGTAGGCCATGAGTGGAGCGTAGTGCTCCTCCGCGATGACGCCCCTCCAGGTGGGCATCTTCGTTCCGGGCTTCGTCGTGGACGGGTCCTCGATCCATCGTCTCAGGTCCTCGTCTGCCGGGTAGCTCGTATTGGCCTGACGCAGGTCGGCGATGCCGACTCCGTTGTCCCCGTGACAGGAGCGGCAGCCGTAGTACCGGTAGAGCGCTTCGCCGTCGAGCGTCTCGGCGAGAGCAGGCTGGTCCGCACGGGCGACGGCGCGCTCGATCGGAGGCACCGTGCGCAGGTACGCGTAGATGGCGCCGACCTCCGCATCGCTGAGCTCGGGCAGCGGCACCATGGGATAGAGAAGTGGCGTATGGTCCGGCCGGAATCCTTCGCGCACCGCGCGCAGGAACTCCTCACGGGTCCACGTCCCGATCCCGGTGCCCTCATGCGGGGTCAGGTTCGGAGAATAAATCGTCTCTCCGCTCAAGCCGAGGAGCGGATTGCCGCCCCCGAGATAGCCGGGGGTCTTCTCCGGCTCGGCCACGTTCATCGTCTTGAAGTCCTCGGAGTGGCAGGAGTAGCAGTCGAGGTTCACCACGAGATAGCGGCCCAAGGCGACCTCGTCGCCCGGCGGGGGCGGGGGAACGGGCGCGTCGGGATAGGGGAGAGGCCCGAAGACGAACCGGGTGAGCGCCTTCGTGAGGAACGACGGCTCGGTGACGCCCGGGGGGTCCACCGCCTCGGGGGCGACGAGCGGATCGTCCGAGCGGAGAAACGCGATGATGGAGAAGAGGTCCTCGTCCGAAAGATGCGGCAGCTTGGACATGTAGGGCGGGACGTAGACGCCGTTTCGATCGATTCCGGTCTTGAGCAAATAGGCGAGCTCTCCGTCCGTCCAGCCGCCGATGCCGTTCTCGGGATGCTTCGTGATGTTCCTCGAAACGATGCGACCGAACTCCAGAGGAACGTCTTCCACGTGCTTTCCCGTGAGCATTCTCGTCACCGGATCCATGTGGCAGCCGCGAGAACCTTCCCCCGGGCCACGCGCTCGGGGGTGACTTCGACGGTGAGGTCGATCTTCCCTTGCTCGAAGGTCGGCGGATGACCGAAGTGGACGAACAGAGCGAGTACCGCTACCGCGACAACGAGAACGGCGAACAGGCCACCGCCAACCTTCAACGCGCTTCTCAACGTCTCCTCCGGGAAAATGGAAGCGGGGATTGTAGCACTGATACTCGGCGCTTCCGACCGCGCAGACTCGACACCGGCATGGAGGACAAGTACATGCGCTGGATCCTTCTCGTCGCAATGCTTTCGAAAGCCAGAAGAAGGCGCTCTTGAGCTGGCTTTCCTCACTCAAGGGTCCGGCGTTATCTGGTTCACAATAGAGAAAGAACCGGTGTGATAGCGTCAATTGCGGAATGACGATCAGCGGGCTGCGGCGCTGGACCGCGCTGACGGCGGTCGTGAGCGCTCTGCTAGCCGCCGGTTCGAGCCCCCGCGAAGTCGAGGCCCAAGCCACCGGAGATCTAGAAGCGCGCCTCGTTCGCCTCGATGCATCGCTCGAAATTCTCAGGCGCGGCTACGCCATTCCCGGTCTGTCAGCCGCGGTGGTCCAGAACCAGCGTGTCGTTTGGGAAATGGGATACGGCCTCGATGACGTGGAGCGCGGTCGACCCGCCACACCCGACACTCCTTACCGCATTGCGTCACTCACCAAGACCTTCACGTCGGTGTTGCTGCTGCAATGCGTCGAGGAGGCAACGCTGGATCTCGATGATCCGATCCAGAAGTACGGCTCGGACATCCCTGAGGCAGAGGCCACGGTCCGGGACATCCTGACTCACACGTCGGAGCAGACACCCGGGCTGGTGTTCCGCTACAGCGGCGATCGCTACGCCGTGCTTACGCCTGTGGTGGAAGCCTGCACCGGTCAGCCCTATCGTGTGGCGCTGGCCAGACGCATCCTGGATCCGCTCGCGATGCGCGATTCGGTTCCGGGACAGGATCTGGAAAACCCCAGCCCCACGCTCCGCGCCCTGTTCGAACCAGGCACGCTCGAACGCTACCGGGCGGTGTTAACGCGACTGGCGATCCCATACAGCCGCGCCAACCCGTTCCAAGTCGAGCGTTCGGAGTACCCGCCCGAAGGCATCAACGCCTCGGCAGGCCTCGTCTCCACCGTGCGCGATCTCGCGAGCTATGACTCAGGGCTCGATCATCACTTGCTGCTGGCCGAGGAGACACAGGAAGCTGCTTGGACGCCGGCCGTTTCGCGTGGCGGCGGGACGTTACCTTACGGCCTGGGCTGGTTCGTCCAACAGTACCGAGGCGAACGGGTTGTCTGGCACTTCGGCGATTGGCCGGGCTCGTTCTCGTCTCTCATCGTCAAAGTGCCGGGACGGAATCTCACCCTGATCCTTTTGGCGAACAGCGACGGTCTGAGCGAGCCCTTCCCGTTGGCGAGCGGCGACGTCACCGCCTCTATCTTCGCTGCGCTCTTTCTGAGGCTCTTCCTGCAATGACGGACAAGCGACCGTTCCTCGTCGGGGTGCTGATCGTTCTATCCGCCCCAGCCGCCGAAGCGGTCGACTTCGGCTTCAAGGCGGGGATCCACTGGGCTACCCTCCCCAGGTTCACGGGCCCGTTCGGCGGTCTTGGTTCCGGCAGCACTCGGAACCTCAGCGGCGGCCCGTTAGTCGCCTTCCCTCTCGCGGGTGTCCTGGCGCTGCAGC
The genomic region above belongs to Vicinamibacteria bacterium and contains:
- a CDS encoding c-type cytochrome, whose product is MLTGKHVEDVPLEFGRIVSRNITKHPENGIGGWTDGELAYLLKTGIDRNGVYVPPYMSKLPHLSDEDLFSIIAFLRSDDPLVAPEAVDPPGVTEPSFLTKALTRFVFGPLPYPDAPVPPPPPGDEVALGRYLVVNLDCYSCHSEDFKTMNVAEPEKTPGYLGGGNPLLGLSGETIYSPNLTPHEGTGIGTWTREEFLRAVREGFRPDHTPLLYPMVPLPELSDAEVGAIYAYLRTVPPIERAVARADQPALAETLDGEALYRYYGCRSCHGDNGVGIADLRQANTSYPADEDLRRWIEDPSTTKPGTKMPTWRGVIAEEHYAPLMAYVRALGNRN
- the add gene encoding adenosine deaminase is translated as MSSRAEAVRSLPKVEIHLHLEGAIPLPALYELVCKYGGAGEVRGIEDLKKRFRYTDFPHFLSTWTWKNGFLREYEDFTFVASEVARDLAAQNIRYVEAFHSPGDFAMLHGLDVARITEATRKGLDSVKDRVEVRLIADLTRDFGPERGFTWLKELAADKPMKIVGIGLGGSEHAFPPEPYGDAYREARRLGLRTTAHAGEASGATSIWGAIRSLEVDRIGHGTRAAEDPALVRHLVEHQIPVEMCPISNLRTGVVDSLEHHPIRSYFDEGVLVSVNTDDPKMFQTSLQEEYEALARDLGFTLAEIGKLVSNAIDSTWADAQTKQRLRDELAASLARALPQGGSP
- a CDS encoding porin family protein → MTDKRPFLVGVLIVLSAPAAEAVDFGFKAGIHWATLPRFTGPFGGLGSGSTRNLSGGPLVAFPLAGVLALQPEALFVKKGTVLKAENPQLDLKTTLVFEYLEFPILARIATNQTGPTSFYALVGPS
- a CDS encoding matrixin family metalloprotease → MRNTTGAGNHVTVGPPNAFTAPLASRTRASRCARGLGALSALLFVCVWHSRGETQVERTLGPLDGQRRVPYFIASGEPGSAYRDSDRELARWALEAWERNANGAFHFVASPEATALVRIHWVPAGRGEYGEMRRLMVDGRRGAAVFIRPDTDALGEAIGQGARADELFRDTIVYLTCVHELGHALGLQHTAEFQDVMYFFGYGGDIAGFFARYRRRLQARADIAGEAGLSDGDLAQLHSLYRK
- a CDS encoding serine hydrolase domain-containing protein, with the protein product MTISGLRRWTALTAVVSALLAAGSSPREVEAQATGDLEARLVRLDASLEILRRGYAIPGLSAAVVQNQRVVWEMGYGLDDVERGRPATPDTPYRIASLTKTFTSVLLLQCVEEATLDLDDPIQKYGSDIPEAEATVRDILTHTSEQTPGLVFRYSGDRYAVLTPVVEACTGQPYRVALARRILDPLAMRDSVPGQDLENPSPTLRALFEPGTLERYRAVLTRLAIPYSRANPFQVERSEYPPEGINASAGLVSTVRDLASYDSGLDHHLLLAEETQEAAWTPAVSRGGGTLPYGLGWFVQQYRGERVVWHFGDWPGSFSSLIVKVPGRNLTLILLANSDGLSEPFPLASGDVTASIFAALFLRLFLQ